From Flavobacterium alkalisoli, the proteins below share one genomic window:
- the metG gene encoding methionine--tRNA ligase, with translation MLQDPKRYTVTAALPYTNGPIHIGHLAGVYVPSDIYSRYLRLQGKDVAFICGSDEHGVAISMKAKKEGITPQQVIDKYHTIIKQSFEDFGISFDNYSRTSAKVHHETASEFFRKLYDEGKFIEEVTEQLYDEEAHQFLADRFVTGTCPKCGNEEAYGDQCERCGSSLNATDLINPKSTITGSKPVLKETKHWFLPLDQYDTFLREWVLEGHKNDWKPNVFGQVKSWLDDGLKPRAVTRDLDWGIPVPVDGAEGKVLYVWFDAPIGYISSTKEWAQREGKDWEPYWKSNDTKLVHFIGKDNIVFHCVIFPAMLKAEGTYILPDNVPANEFLNLEGNKLSTSKNWAVWLHEYLEDFPGKQDVLRYALTSNAPETKDNDFTWKDFQARNNNELVAIFGNFINRVVVLSNKYYNGVIPAPNEFSDVDEATLTEMRAYPAVIASSVERYRFREALSELMNLARLGNKYLADEEPWKMVKENPARVQTQMYVALQIAAALSVLSEPFLPFTAAKLKSMLNLADGELAWNDITLKEDLIKAGHQIGQAELLFAKIEDEEIQKQVEKLEATKTANNAANKTVEPQKETITFEDFAKMDIRTGTILEAEKMPKANKLLVLKVDTGIDVRTIVSGIAESFKPEDIIGKRVSVLVNLAPRALRGVESQGMILMTQNAEGKLVFINPDADGVGNGEMIS, from the coding sequence ATGTTACAAGATCCAAAAAGATATACTGTTACGGCAGCATTGCCTTATACTAACGGGCCTATACATATAGGTCACCTGGCTGGTGTTTATGTTCCTTCTGATATTTATTCGCGTTACCTTAGGTTACAGGGTAAAGATGTGGCGTTTATTTGCGGAAGCGACGAGCATGGTGTGGCAATATCCATGAAGGCTAAAAAAGAAGGCATTACTCCGCAGCAGGTAATAGATAAGTACCACACTATTATCAAGCAGTCTTTTGAGGATTTTGGTATCTCTTTCGATAACTATTCCCGTACTTCAGCCAAAGTACACCATGAAACGGCAAGTGAGTTTTTCAGGAAACTGTATGATGAAGGGAAATTTATTGAAGAAGTAACCGAACAGCTTTATGATGAGGAAGCACACCAGTTCCTGGCCGACCGTTTTGTAACAGGTACCTGCCCTAAATGTGGTAATGAGGAGGCTTATGGCGACCAGTGTGAAAGATGTGGTTCATCGCTTAACGCTACCGATCTTATCAATCCGAAATCGACAATAACCGGATCTAAACCGGTATTAAAGGAAACCAAGCACTGGTTCCTTCCGCTGGATCAATATGATACCTTTTTAAGGGAATGGGTACTGGAAGGCCATAAAAACGACTGGAAACCTAATGTATTCGGTCAGGTAAAATCATGGCTGGACGACGGACTTAAGCCTCGTGCGGTTACCCGCGACCTTGACTGGGGTATCCCGGTACCGGTAGATGGTGCCGAAGGTAAAGTACTTTATGTTTGGTTTGACGCTCCTATAGGTTACATATCATCTACAAAAGAGTGGGCGCAACGCGAAGGAAAAGACTGGGAACCTTACTGGAAAAGCAACGATACCAAACTGGTACACTTTATAGGTAAGGATAATATTGTTTTCCACTGTGTGATATTCCCTGCCATGCTTAAAGCAGAAGGTACTTATATATTACCGGACAACGTTCCTGCAAACGAGTTCCTTAACCTTGAAGGCAACAAACTATCTACTTCTAAAAACTGGGCAGTATGGTTGCACGAGTACCTTGAAGATTTTCCGGGCAAACAGGATGTACTGCGCTATGCATTAACTTCTAATGCCCCTGAGACTAAGGACAACGACTTTACCTGGAAAGATTTTCAGGCAAGAAACAATAACGAGCTGGTAGCCATATTTGGTAACTTTATAAACCGTGTGGTAGTACTTAGCAACAAATATTACAACGGTGTTATTCCTGCACCAAATGAGTTTAGTGATGTAGATGAGGCTACGCTTACCGAAATGCGTGCGTATCCTGCTGTTATAGCGAGCTCTGTAGAGCGTTACCGTTTTAGGGAAGCCCTTAGCGAACTGATGAACCTTGCCCGCCTTGGTAACAAATACCTTGCAGATGAGGAGCCTTGGAAAATGGTAAAAGAAAACCCTGCAAGGGTACAGACACAAATGTATGTGGCATTACAGATTGCTGCGGCATTATCGGTACTTTCTGAGCCATTCCTTCCGTTTACGGCAGCTAAACTTAAAAGCATGCTTAACCTTGCTGACGGCGAACTGGCATGGAATGATATTACACTTAAGGAAGATCTTATAAAAGCAGGCCATCAGATAGGGCAGGCAGAACTGCTTTTTGCTAAAATAGAAGACGAAGAAATACAAAAACAAGTGGAGAAACTGGAAGCTACAAAAACAGCTAACAATGCAGCCAATAAGACTGTAGAACCTCAAAAAGAGACTATTACTTTTGAAGATTTTGCCAAGATGGATATCCGTACGGGTACTATTCTTGAAGCAGAAAAAATGCCTAAAGCCAACAAGCTTTTAGTATTAAAAGTAGATACGGGTATTGATGTTCGTACTATTGTTTCGGGTATTGCAGAAAGTTTTAAACCTGAAGATATAATAGGCAAACGTGTTAGCGTTCTTGTTAACCTTGCCCCTCGTGCCCTTAGAGGTGTGGAGAGCCAGGGTATGATTCTTATGACACAAAATGCCGAAGGCAAACTGGTTTTCATTAACCCGGATGCTGATGGTGTTGGTAACGGTGAAATGATTAGTTAA
- a CDS encoding nitroreductase family protein — protein sequence MEFLEHLNWRYATKAMNGEKIADDKIERILEAVRLAPTSSGLQPFEVLVVKGEELKNKIMPVANNQTVIRDCSHLLIFAAWDNYTEERITDTFKSMYAVRGFSEKWDEYRQFLIKSYANRPAEVNYNHAAHQAYIAFSFAIAAAATEKVDATPIEGFNPEALDELLGLKEQGFKSVLLLPLGYRDTEKDWLITMKKARKTKEELIKELD from the coding sequence ATGGAATTTTTAGAACATTTAAACTGGAGATATGCTACCAAAGCCATGAATGGTGAGAAGATAGCAGACGATAAAATAGAAAGGATTTTAGAAGCGGTACGGCTGGCGCCTACATCTAGCGGGCTTCAGCCTTTTGAGGTACTTGTGGTTAAAGGCGAGGAGCTTAAAAATAAGATCATGCCTGTTGCCAATAATCAGACCGTAATAAGGGACTGTTCCCACCTGCTGATATTTGCAGCATGGGATAATTATACTGAAGAGCGTATTACAGATACCTTTAAGAGTATGTATGCGGTGCGTGGCTTTAGTGAAAAATGGGATGAGTACCGTCAGTTTTTAATTAAGTCGTATGCAAACAGACCGGCTGAAGTTAACTATAACCATGCGGCACATCAGGCCTATATTGCTTTTAGTTTTGCCATAGCAGCCGCTGCTACCGAAAAGGTAGACGCAACCCCGATAGAAGGCTTTAACCCTGAGGCTTTGGATGAGCTTTTAGGGCTTAAAGAACAGGGCTTTAAAAGCGTATTATTACTGCCTTTAGGCTATCGTGATACCGAAAAGGACTGGCTGATAACAATGAAAAAAGCAAGAAAGACTAAAGAGGAACTGATAAAGGAATTAGACTAA
- a CDS encoding histone deacetylase family protein, which translates to MLPIAYHPIYKHPLPEGHRFPMIKYELLPQQLLHEGTAVKSDFYSPSLPDMQHILEVHKKEYVDELVNLTLDPRAVRKIGFPLSAELVERELRIAEGTIWGCHKAMEHGIAFNIAGGTHHAYSNRGEAFCLLNDQAIGAKYLINNKLAKKVLIVDLDVHQGNGTAEIFEGNNDIFTFSIHGKSNYPFKKETSDLDIALPDNTGDAEYLSILEDTLPKLIETEKPDFIFYLSGVDILASDKLGKLGCTIEGCRQRDEYVLSLCHKLGIPVQCSMGGGYSPDIKIIIEAHANTYRVARHIYV; encoded by the coding sequence ATGCTCCCTATAGCTTACCACCCCATTTACAAACATCCGTTACCGGAAGGCCACCGCTTTCCCATGATAAAATATGAACTCCTGCCTCAGCAATTACTTCATGAAGGCACGGCTGTGAAAAGCGATTTCTATTCGCCTTCCCTGCCCGATATGCAGCATATACTTGAGGTACATAAAAAGGAATATGTGGATGAGCTTGTTAATTTGACACTTGACCCAAGGGCGGTTAGAAAAATCGGTTTTCCGCTTTCGGCAGAACTGGTGGAAAGGGAACTGCGCATTGCCGAAGGTACTATTTGGGGATGCCATAAAGCTATGGAACACGGCATTGCCTTTAATATTGCAGGCGGCACACACCATGCCTACAGCAACAGGGGTGAGGCGTTTTGCCTGCTTAACGATCAGGCGATAGGGGCAAAATACCTCATCAATAACAAACTGGCTAAAAAAGTACTGATTGTAGACCTTGACGTACATCAGGGTAACGGTACTGCCGAGATATTTGAAGGTAATAACGATATATTTACCTTTTCCATACATGGTAAAAGCAACTATCCGTTTAAAAAGGAAACGTCTGACCTTGATATTGCCCTACCGGATAATACCGGAGATGCCGAATACCTTTCCATACTGGAAGATACATTACCTAAACTTATTGAGACTGAAAAGCCCGATTTTATTTTTTACCTGAGTGGGGTAGACATACTAGCTTCTGACAAACTGGGTAAATTAGGCTGTACTATTGAAGGGTGCAGGCAACGTGATGAGTATGTACTATCGCTTTGCCATAAATTGGGTATACCGGTGCAATGCAGTATGGGTGGAGGTTACAGCCCCGATATCAAAATTATTATTGAAGCCCACGCCAATACTTACAGAGTGGCAAGGCATATATATGTATAA